One window of the Klebsiella sp. WP3-W18-ESBL-02 genome contains the following:
- the lpxA gene encoding acyl-ACP--UDP-N-acetylglucosamine O-acyltransferase produces the protein MIDKTAFIHPTAIVEEGAVIGANVHIGPFCIVGPDVEIGEGTVLKSHVVVNGHTKIGRDNEIYQFASIGEVNQDLKYAGEPTRVEIGDRNRIRESVTIHRGTVQGGGLTKVGSDNLLMINAHVAHDCTVGDRCILANNATLAGHVSLDDFVIIGGMTAVHQFCIIGAHVMVGGCSGVAQDVPPYVIAQGNHATPFGVNIEGLKRRGFSREAITAIRNAYKALYRSGKTLDEVKPEIAELAKQYPEVQPFSDFFARSTRGLIR, from the coding sequence GTGATTGATAAAACCGCCTTTATCCATCCTACCGCCATTGTGGAAGAGGGCGCCGTTATTGGCGCTAACGTTCACATTGGCCCGTTTTGTATTGTGGGTCCTGACGTCGAAATCGGCGAAGGTACCGTACTGAAGTCTCACGTTGTGGTTAACGGTCATACCAAAATTGGTCGTGATAACGAGATCTATCAGTTCGCTTCTATCGGGGAAGTTAACCAGGATCTGAAATACGCTGGTGAACCGACTCGCGTGGAAATTGGCGATCGCAACCGCATTCGCGAAAGCGTCACCATTCATCGCGGCACAGTACAGGGCGGTGGATTGACGAAGGTGGGCAGCGATAACCTGCTGATGATCAACGCCCACGTGGCGCACGATTGTACGGTCGGCGATCGCTGTATTCTGGCCAATAACGCCACCCTCGCGGGCCACGTTTCGCTGGATGATTTCGTGATCATCGGCGGCATGACCGCGGTGCACCAGTTCTGCATTATCGGTGCGCACGTGATGGTTGGCGGCTGTTCTGGCGTTGCTCAGGACGTTCCGCCGTACGTTATTGCCCAGGGCAACCACGCGACGCCGTTTGGCGTCAACATCGAAGGCCTGAAGCGTCGTGGCTTCAGCCGCGAAGCGATCACCGCGATCCGCAATGCCTATAAAGCCTTGTACCGCAGTGGTAAAACGCTGGACGAAGTGAAGCCGGAAATCGCCGAGCTGGCGAAGCAGTACCCGGAAGTTCAGCCGTTTAGCGATTTCTTCGCCCGCTCTACGCGCGGCCTGATTCGTTAA